In Salmo trutta chromosome 24, fSalTru1.1, whole genome shotgun sequence, the DNA window aagaagaaacgcGGCAAGGGAGAGCGGGAGACCAGCTCAGAGTCGGTCCCAGAGTCCGACGTAGAGAAGCCACCAGTCAGAACCAGAGCAGGGTGAGGCTCTTCCCATTAGAACCAGAACATTGTTTGACGACTCCCGTTAGAACCACAACAATGAGGAAGTTAGATTAAGCTTAACTGCTGTGCACGTGCTTAACCTATGCCACTTTTGTTTTGAGAAGACTTCGCCGTCAGCCAGAGCAGGGCACCTGGCTCACGCCTGGGAGGCAGCGCAGTTCCAAAACGAATGCAATTACTTTTCACCCGGCGCATACTCCTCCCACCAGAGCAACATGGGCCAAATAATTGAATGCACTCACTGCTAGACTCTGCCATTACACCCAGACCTGTGCTAGACAGAACAGGGTGTTGCCTGGTCACCTGTAGATGGTTTCCTGACTGGAATATAGGAGACAAAGCAGCAGAAATGTTGCACTAATCAGCCAACAGGCTCTTGTTTGTCTTCATACTATTGGGACGATTGTGAATATTTGCTGTtataataaatgttttatttgttgtttttAGCTTGAGGAGTGCTGGCCTAGTGGCTTCTGATGCAGGAGCAGATACAAAAGATGAGGCAACAAAGGGCTTGATCACAGGTAAGGAGTGTGGCTCGGTGTTCGGGTGTAGGAAATGAATAGATGCTAAAGTTATTTGTTGCTAATGCCTGTGTACCGGTCCAAGCAGATAAACCTGAGGTATGTGATGCTAAAGCCAGAAAACACAAAAGACATGTTggaaaaaagaagaaaaagaggaggagaaagggggaagagAAGCAGGAGAAGAACTCGCCTTTACACTCCCCATCAGAGAGCGAATCTATGTCAGGGACAGATTCTGAGTCTGAGGAGAAGCCAGCTGGCACGGTTGTGCAAGCAGTTCCCATCCTGTCTAAAGCCAAACAAGAGGAAAGGGTGTCCTCCCTGCGCCTAACTCTCGGCCAAAAAGAGGGATCTCTGAAAATGTGTCAAACCTCGGATGAGCACTCTGCGGATGCACGAGGAAAGACAGAAGAGAAGGCGCCCCCTGCTAACAGGGAGGAACAGACAGTCTCCGTCATAAAGGCAGAAGATTCACGGAGCGACAGGCGCTTCAGTCACACCCAGGAGCTTCCAGACATCATCCCCAAGCAAGGCggccagagagaggagacaaacgCAGGGCAGAGGTCAAAGGTGAATAACCATGCTCCCTCACGGTCAAGGTCACAGTCACTGACGGACACTAAAAGAGCCAGATCGAGTCATAGTCATTCGACAAGCTCCAAGCGGTCCAGATCAAGCCGCAGTCGTTCACAAAGCCCCAAGCGATTGTCTGGTCTGCCTGTGTCTAGCAGAGGCAGGTCTCGATCCTTCTCAAAGAGCATGACTCCCAAGAGGAAGCAGTCTAAGTCCCTTAAAAGGACAGGATGTAAGTCCCTTTCTATGTCCCCTAGGAGAGGACTTAAGTCCCATTCTCTGACTCCTAAGAGAGGACACAAGTCTCCTCTGTCCCCTAGAAGAGGAAGCAAGTCACCTTTGTCCCCCAGGAGAGGACGCAAGTCCCCCAGGAGAGGACGTAAGTCCCCTTCTCTGTCCCCCAGGAGAGGACGCAAGTCACCTTCTCTGTCCCCCAGGAGAGGACGCAAGTCCCCTTCTCTGTCCCCCAGGAGAGGACGCAAGTCCCCTTCTCTGTCCCCCAGGAGAGGACGCAAGTCCCCTTCTCTGTCCCCCAGGAGAGGACGCAAGTCCCCTTCTCTGTCCCCCAGGAGAGGACGCAAGTCCCCTTCTCTGTCCCCCAGGAGAGGACGCAAGTCCCCTTCTCTGTCCCCCAGGAGAGGACGCAAGTCCCCTTCTCTGTCCCCCAGGAGAGGACGCAAGTCCCCTTCTCTGTCCCCCAGGAGAGGACGCAAGTCCCCTTCTCTGTCCCCCAGGAGAGGACGCAAGTCCCCTTCTCTGTCCCCCAGGAGAGGACGCAAGTCCCCTTCTCTGTCCCCCAGGAGAGGACGCAAGTCCCCTTCTCTGTCCCCCAGGAGAGGACGCAAGTCCCCTTCTCTGTCCCCCAGGAGAGGACGCAAGTCCCCTTCTCTGTCCCCCAGGAGAGGACGCAAGTCCCCTTCTCTGTCCCCCAGGAGAAGACGCAAGTCCCCTTCTCTGTCCCCCAGGAGAAGGCGCAAGTCCCCTTCTCTGTCCCCCAGGAGAGGACGCAAGTCGTCTCCTTTATCACCCAGGAGGGGACGCAAGTCGTCTCCTTTGTCCCCCAGGTGGGGACGCAAGTCTTCTCCTTTGTCCCCTAGGAGGGGCCGCAAACTGTCTCCGTCTCCAAGACGAGGGCGGCGGTCTGAATCCAGGCCTCGTGGTCGTGTCAGGAGGTCGAGGATCAGGACCCCTCCCCCTCGTCGTGGTAGACCCTCAAGGTCCCGCTCGCCTGTGAGGCTGACTCGCCGTTCACGCTCCAAATCTAGACGGCTCCGTCATTCCCGGTCCCGGAGAAGAGGCCGGCGCTCCAAGAGCAGCTCCCCGTCTCACAGGAAGAGGTCCCCCCCCAGGACACGACGGTCCCGGTCTCCGGTCAGGAGAGGCAAGCGTACTCGCTCCCGCTCTGTCGTGATCCTGAAGAGGAACAGGAAAGGCTCACTGTCCAAATCCCCAACCGGCAAGAACACCAAGTCCCGCTCCAGGAGCTGCAGGAAATCCAGTTCACCAGTACAGAAAATACTTTCTAGATCACCAAAGCGGAGCAGGACAAAGTCCAGATCCCCAAGACGCAGTAAACCATCAAGATCACCATCGCCATGTAACAGGTCTCGTACTCCTAAATCCAAATCCCTGAAAAGAAACAAGTGTTCACTGTCAAAATCGCCCAAAAGAGACATATCGAAATCCAGGTCTGTCTTAAGCCACAGACAATCTGAGAGCGTATCCCCAGAACGCTCAAGATCCAGATCTACTGCCAAAGACCTGAAATCGGTCAAACATACTGCAGACAAGACTGTGAATGATGAAGCACCTAACAAGCCTGTTGGGGAGGCAGTAGCAGCAGCTGCAGCAGGGCCCTGGAAGCCCTTCCCTTGGGCTGCAGCCTCCAGTTCTATCATACAGGGCAAGCCAGTGGCTGGGCAGGCTGACGAGAGCAGCTCTGAGATTCCATCTGAAGACCACGACTCCGCAGCAGAAGAGCCAAAGGGAGCAAGAAGCCCAACAAGCTCCTCTGAAGAAGAGCCAGATGAGCATGCTATCTCCAGGTCTGTTTCACCAGAGACCGTTTGTGCTGATCGTCGCTACAGGGCATCATCTTCTAAATCCTCCATCAAGAAGGCATCATCCTCGAAACAACGTCAGTCCTCAAAATCAGCATCTCCTGCCAGGAAGTCCAACTCACCTGCCGACAGAAAGACGTCCACCTCTCCCTCACGGAGGTGCTCCCGGTCCAagtctacctctccctctcagtCCAAATCTGCCTCCAGAAGGAGGTGTTCCAAGTCCCCATCCAGGAAAAGGAAGTCTGTCTCCCCGCCTGCCAGACGGAAGAAGAGGTCCAAGTCCAGAAGTCCTGTCCGGCGCAGGAGATCACGCTCTAAGTCACCAGCACGGCGCAGGAAATCGCGTTCCAAGTCCAGGGCCAAGCACTCAAAGTCCCGCTCCCCGGCCAGAAGGAAGAGGTCCAAATCCACAGACAGGAGCAAACGCCTCAAGTCTCGTTCTCCAGGCCGGAGGAGAAGGTCCGGGTCGCGACGGCGCCGACCCATCATGCGAAATCGCTCGTTTGACCGCCGCGACCGATGGAAACGGGAACCAAGCCATTCACCCATCCTCATCCTCCGCAAGCGCCGGTCCACATCTCGAACCCGCCGCAGTGCCAGCAAGACCCCTCCTCGTCTCACTGAGCTGGGTAAGACTACAAGTATGGAGTTCTTTGGAACCCTCTTCCCAACAGCTAAAGCTACGAAGCTTCTGCGCATGTGCAGGATTCTCTATTTTACACACAATCTGTGCTCTACTTGTTCAGCTGCCCAGAGTACAGGCTACTCTGGcgaaagctgaatcaatgtctgcaagatcacataatgatagtGTTTTACcgaatataatagcatagtataacgttactgtaagacaaaaataaccaccTAATTTCTTAACGAGATATTTGGACGGTTGTGCGAATGGTCGCACTTCTCTCATGCAGCCAAAACTCACCATGCGTGCACCACTAAGCAAAatgtgctttgattgaaacaaaacacAGGTATGCTACAGTTTAACAAAATTTGCAATAAAATTCGCTTATTGTACATAATTCAAAACAACACTAGGTTACTTCGAACGACACTGTTGCTAGCtcaagaagatctaaatgcatatccCCATGAAACTAATTGATGCTGCATGGACGTTTCATCAGTAAAACTTAGACTTGAATGTGAGCATTCTCACAATCATCACCTAGTTTCTTATGATATTTTAGGGTGTTTTTTGTCTTACAGTAACGTaatactatgctattatatttggTTCTGTTATATAGAATACTATCATGCTATCTAGCAGACATTGTTTCAGATTTGATCGAACTTTATTAAACAAGCACCATTCGCCAGAGTAGCCTGTTCTATGGACAGCTGAACGAGTACAGCAGAGACTGGGTGTAAAGTAGAGAATCCCACACATGTGCAGAAGCTTAGGACCTTTAGCTGTCGGAAAGAGGGTACCAGAGAACTTGGATCCGCAGCCACTCCGTATTTACATACACCAATCCAATGTATTGTCATAGTTAAGTACCCTCAGTTTAATGGTGGCTGTTCTAGGCACCTTAGAACAGATTAGGTGTGATAATGTAGTCTAAAATTCCACTGTTGACAGATGTCTgttctcccctttcctctcccctttctctcttcaCAGACAAAGACCAGCTCCTGGAGATAGCGAAGGCCAATGCAGCAGCCATGTGTGCTAAAGCAGGTGTGCCCATTCCAGAGAGTCTGAGACCCAAGGCCATCCTCCAGCTTCCCCTGCCCAACCCAgccccaacccctctgaatctgcCTCTTCCCCTGCCCTTGCCTCTCAACATGCCCGGCATGGGAATTCCCAACATGAACATGCCCAACATGAACATGCCCAACATGAACATGTCCAATATGGCCATGAGTGCTGCCATGGCCAGTATGAAAGCTGCCACCATGACTGCAGCCCTCACCAACATGGCCCAGATGTCAAACATGCCCCAGATGGCTCCCCTCCCCACCATCACCAACAAGCCCCCTCCTAGCCAGGCTCCCCAAACAACCCTTCCCCCCCTCAACCTGGACCACATAGAGGAGGTGAAGAGGAAGGTGACTCAGCAGGCCAACATCTACAGCATCAAGGAGCTCACTGAGGTAAGACTTACAAGAGacctgtactgtatgtaataacaaAGATTTACTTTATCAATTGAGGATGTAGACCCCCCCCATGATGTATTACAGCAAGTTTCAAACTTTAGCTCAGACTCCCATTTGTATTGTTTTATGTAATGATTTTGGCAATTAAGCCTTGTATCTGCTTCCCCAGAGTCATGatcttgtggataccatttttatgtctctgcatgcagtttgaaagAATTTGCTAACTGTacaattgctaactagtgttacCGTCAtgcctggaagtctatggtaactgctagcatgctagtagatgcCATAGTCTTCCAGtccattgcgctaatgctagttagcattggttaacaaaactacctctaacttccttcatactggatgcagagacctGACTCcgaggaagtagataaagggcttcattgccaaaatcacaAAATATCCTTAAAGGTTACAAACATGAAGAGAATGAACCTGCATCTTACTGACAAGTCACCCGGTTCCAGATGTTTTATGTAGTGTCTTGAGGTTACAAGCACGACAAGACTCAAATGTGAGGACAACTGTGTTGTTTGGGGTGTTCTCTTGTATTATTCTGACTGGGTTCACAATGATTTGTTTACGTTTCTAATATCATTCTGTGTGTGTAGAAATGTAAGATGATAGCGGCAAGTAAAGAGGAGATGGCCATAGCGAAGCCGCACGTGTCTGATGACGAGGATGAGGACAGGAAGCCCTGTGGCAAAAGCTTCTTAAGTGTAAGAACTCCCAAGCTTCATTCTAGCATTCACCCACCATACATTCAAACATTCATGCATATTAGATGAATGATGAGTAGTAGAGTGATTTAGTAACTTTAATTTTTCTCTCTATTCCGCAGTAACTTTCTTTGGGGCGCATCAGAGGTACTCCCCATGGATACC includes these proteins:
- the sona gene encoding serine/arginine repetitive matrix protein 1 isoform X2: MECAMDTRQGGDEAAESEHTLEETSAKEGSEMPHKKNKKHKKHKGKKKKKKRGKGERETSSESVPESDVEKPPVRTRAGLRSAGLVASDAGADTKDEATKGLITDKPEVCDAKARKHKRHVGKKKKKRRRKGEEKQEKNSPLHSPSESESMSGTDSESEEKPAGTVVQAVPILSKAKQEERVSSLRLTLGQKEGSLKMCQTSDEHSADARGKTEEKAPPANREEQTVSVIKAEDSRSDRRFSHTQELPDIIPKQGGQREETNAGQRSKVNNHAPSRSRSQSLTDTKRARSSHSHSTSSKRSRSSRSRSQSPKRLSGLPVSSRGRSRSFSKSMTPKRKQSKSLKRTGCKSLSMSPRRGLKSHSLTPKRGHKSPLSPRRGSKSPLSPRRGRKSPRRGRKSPSLSPRRGRKSPSLSPRRGRKSPSLSPRRGRKSPSLSPRRGRKSPSLSPRRGRKSPSLSPRRGRKSPSLSPRRGRKSPSLSPRRGRKSPSLSPRRGRKSPSLSPRRGRKSPSLSPRRGRKSPSLSPRRGRKSPSLSPRRGRKSPSLSPRRGRKSPSLSPRRGRKSPSLSPRRGRKSPSLSPRRRRKSPSLSPRRRRKSPSLSPRRGRKSSPLSPRRGRKSSPLSPRWGRKSSPLSPRRGRKLSPSPRRGRRSESRPRGRVRRSRIRTPPPRRGRPSRSRSPVRLTRRSRSKSRRLRHSRSRRRGRRSKSSSPSHRKRSPPRTRRSRSPVRRGKRTRSRSVVILKRNRKGSLSKSPTGKNTKSRSRSCRKSSSPVQKILSRSPKRSRTKSRSPRRSKPSRSPSPCNRSRTPKSKSLKRNKCSLSKSPKRDISKSRSVLSHRQSESVSPERSRSRSTAKDLKSVKHTADKTVNDEAPNKPVGEAVAAAAAGPWKPFPWAAASSSIIQGKPVAGQADESSSEIPSEDHDSAAEEPKGARSPTSSSEEEPDEHAISRSVSPETVCADRRYRASSSKSSIKKASSSKQRQSSKSASPARKSNSPADRKTSTSPSRRCSRSKSTSPSQSKSASRRRCSKSPSRKRKSVSPPARRKKRSKSRSPVRRRRSRSKSPARRRKSRSKSRAKHSKSRSPARRKRSKSTDRSKRLKSRSPGRRRRSGSRRRRPIMRNRSFDRRDRWKREPSHSPILILRKRRSTSRTRRSASKTPPRLTELDKDQLLEIAKANAAAMCAKAGVPIPESLRPKAILQLPLPNPAPTPLNLPLPLPLPLNMPGMGIPNMNMPNMNMPNMNMSNMAMSAAMASMKAATMTAALTNMAQMSNMPQMAPLPTITNKPPPSQAPQTTLPPLNLDHIEEVKRKVTQQANIYSIKELTEKCKMIAASKEEMAIAKPHVSDDEDEDRKPCGKSFLS
- the sona gene encoding serine/arginine repetitive matrix protein 1 isoform X1 yields the protein MECAMDTRQGGDEAAESEHTLEETSAKEGSEMPHKKNKKHKKHKGKKKKKKRGKGERETSSESVPESDVEKPPVRTRAGLRSAGLVASDAGADTKDEATKGLITADKPEVCDAKARKHKRHVGKKKKKRRRKGEEKQEKNSPLHSPSESESMSGTDSESEEKPAGTVVQAVPILSKAKQEERVSSLRLTLGQKEGSLKMCQTSDEHSADARGKTEEKAPPANREEQTVSVIKAEDSRSDRRFSHTQELPDIIPKQGGQREETNAGQRSKVNNHAPSRSRSQSLTDTKRARSSHSHSTSSKRSRSSRSRSQSPKRLSGLPVSSRGRSRSFSKSMTPKRKQSKSLKRTGCKSLSMSPRRGLKSHSLTPKRGHKSPLSPRRGSKSPLSPRRGRKSPRRGRKSPSLSPRRGRKSPSLSPRRGRKSPSLSPRRGRKSPSLSPRRGRKSPSLSPRRGRKSPSLSPRRGRKSPSLSPRRGRKSPSLSPRRGRKSPSLSPRRGRKSPSLSPRRGRKSPSLSPRRGRKSPSLSPRRGRKSPSLSPRRGRKSPSLSPRRGRKSPSLSPRRGRKSPSLSPRRGRKSPSLSPRRRRKSPSLSPRRRRKSPSLSPRRGRKSSPLSPRRGRKSSPLSPRWGRKSSPLSPRRGRKLSPSPRRGRRSESRPRGRVRRSRIRTPPPRRGRPSRSRSPVRLTRRSRSKSRRLRHSRSRRRGRRSKSSSPSHRKRSPPRTRRSRSPVRRGKRTRSRSVVILKRNRKGSLSKSPTGKNTKSRSRSCRKSSSPVQKILSRSPKRSRTKSRSPRRSKPSRSPSPCNRSRTPKSKSLKRNKCSLSKSPKRDISKSRSVLSHRQSESVSPERSRSRSTAKDLKSVKHTADKTVNDEAPNKPVGEAVAAAAAGPWKPFPWAAASSSIIQGKPVAGQADESSSEIPSEDHDSAAEEPKGARSPTSSSEEEPDEHAISRSVSPETVCADRRYRASSSKSSIKKASSSKQRQSSKSASPARKSNSPADRKTSTSPSRRCSRSKSTSPSQSKSASRRRCSKSPSRKRKSVSPPARRKKRSKSRSPVRRRRSRSKSPARRRKSRSKSRAKHSKSRSPARRKRSKSTDRSKRLKSRSPGRRRRSGSRRRRPIMRNRSFDRRDRWKREPSHSPILILRKRRSTSRTRRSASKTPPRLTELDKDQLLEIAKANAAAMCAKAGVPIPESLRPKAILQLPLPNPAPTPLNLPLPLPLPLNMPGMGIPNMNMPNMNMPNMNMSNMAMSAAMASMKAATMTAALTNMAQMSNMPQMAPLPTITNKPPPSQAPQTTLPPLNLDHIEEVKRKVTQQANIYSIKELTEKCKMIAASKEEMAIAKPHVSDDEDEDRKPCGKSFLS